GTAACTCAGCATTGAGCCCTACCTTGTTCATGAGCTCTAACACCTTCTCTCTGATACCTGGCCTATTCCTAGAATAAAGGAGTAGCGGCTCTGCGATGCTCTGATAGACGGTGAATCTCGGGTTCAAAGAGGTCTCAGGGCTCTGCGAAACCAGTGTCATTTCCCCTCTCAGACGCCGGAGACGTCTCATTTTGAGAGATGTTATATCTTCCCCTTTGAACAGAATCTTGCCCTCATCGGGCCGCAGGATACGAAGGATCACGCGCGCTAGTGTCGATTTTCCACATCCGCTCGGGCCCATCAGCCCGAGAGTCTCGCCGTAATCGATATCAAGGCTGGCGTTCTCAACGGCCTTCACGATCTTCTTTCCCAGTAGACCGAGGCGATAGTATTTTCTTACATTTTCAACGACGAGCAGTGAACTCACTCTTGATACCTCCTGCAACAGCAGCGGTGTTCCGTCCCCTTCATAATTGGATGCTCAGTGTGACAAATGTGATCCGCCTCCTCGCAACAACTGGCATAGCAGCAACCCGTGCGGCGCTCAACCATCGAGACCGGTTCTACGTGCACGGCCTTCATCCCCCTCGAAGGCAGGGCTTCGAGCAATCGCCTTGTGTAGGGGTGCCTTGGATGACGCATCACATCGCCTGTTTTGCCCTCTTCGATGATCTCCCCCGCGTACATGACCGCCATCCAGTCACTTAGAGTTGAGGCGACCTCCATATCGTGGGTAATCAGCAGACAGGAAAAGCTTTGATTCCTCCAGAGGTCTGATAACCACTTCACAAGCTCCCTTTTTCGCTCAAGATCGAGACCCTTTGTTGGTTCGTCCGCGATCAAGAGAGGCGGATTGAGAGAAAACGCTATTGCCAGTGCGATTCTCTGCCGCATACCGCCGGAAAGCTCGTGAGGGTAACGATACGCTTCCTCTTTACCTATGCCCATTTTGCCGAGAACGTCGAGAGCCTTTTCTTCTGCTTCCGCCTGTGAAAGTTTTCGGTGATAGATGAACATTTCACTGACCTGATGAATTGATCTCATGGATGGATTCAAGGAGGCAGAAGGATTCTGCATGAGCATCCCGATTTCTTTTCCACGTATTTTCGCCATTTCGTTCTCAGAGAGTTTTTGAAGATCAGTACCATTGTAAAAAATAGAGCCTGTGACACGCGCGGCAGGTGGCAAAAGTCGCATGATCGTCAGACCGAGAACGGTTTTTCCGCAACCTGTTTCCCCTACCAGTGCAAGTTTCTGGCCGCTTTCAAGTCTCAGATTGATATTTCTGTTTGCGTGCACAAGACCACTTGAACTAGGGAAATAAACGTTGAGATCCCTGATCAAAAGAAGGCTCATGATTCCACCTCCATGAGAAGATCCCTTCCGATATGCAGACACTCCTTTACCCAGTCGGATAGGAAATTGAAGGCAAGGACAATAATCGAAAGGAATAATCCAGGAAATAGCGCGACATGTGGCGCAGTAGTGAGATAACGAACTCCCGAACGTATCATCAATCCTAATTCTGGTGTCGGTGGCTGAATTCCCAGCCCCAGAAAGCTGATCGCAGCGGCGAAAAGAATCGTGTGACCGATGTCGAGGGCGATCAGCACGATGATTGGCCCTTGCGCATTTGGAAGGATGTGTCTGCCTATGATCCAGTGCGTCGGAGCTCTAAGCACCTTCGCATTTTCAACATAACCAGTCGTTTTCAATGAAAGAACTGTTGAACGTACAAGGCGCGAATAGCTCGGCCATTGTGTTGCCGCAAGTGCAAGAATGAGATTAAACGCACCACCACCAAACAAGCCAACGATAACCAGCGACAGAATGATTGAGGGGAATGCGAGCATGATGTCCACGATGCGCATCATGACGAGATCAACAATGCCCCCATAGTATGCAGCCAGAAGACCGAATAAAGTCCCGACGATGGCTGCGATGATGACGACGATGATCGCGATTCCAAGAGAATACCTCAACCCAAAGAGAATTCGTGAAAGAATATCTCTGCCAAGTTCATCAGTACCGAAGACATGCTGGCCATCTGGTCCAGCCAGCTTATTCGACAGATCGGTTTTTAACGGATCAAAAGGGGCTAACAGAGGTGCGAAGATCGCACATATGGCTAAAATCATGAGTACGATGAGGCTGATCAATGCAGAAGGACTTCTGAAAATCGACCAGAACGCCCTACGCAGATCAATCCGCATCATACCTCACCCTTGGATCAAGATATGCATACAGGATATCAACAACTAGATTGACCATGCAAAACAGTGCAACGATGACCAGCGCGCAACCTTGGATCATCGGAAAATCCTTGAGGCTGATCGAATCCGCGAGTAACTTTCCAATGCCAGGCCACGAAAATACCGTCTCGACAACGACTGCTCCGCCGAGCAGATAACCCATTTGGAGACCAGCAAAGGTGATGAGGGGCAGCAGAGAATTCTTTAGGATATGCTTTCTCATGATGTATTCTTCATCGAACCCTTTTGCCCTCGCCGCTACAACGTATTCCTGTGACATGACTTCTAAAATACTCGAACGGAGGAGACGCGTCGTGATCGCACACATGCCGAGTGCAAGAGTCAACGAAGGAAGGATCAATCCAGAGAGTGTGCTGAATCCGTAGCTTGGCAATAGACCGAGCCATACTGAAAAAATCAAAATGAAAATTGGTCCGAGATAAAAGGACGGGATGGATTTCGCCACGAGGACGAATGTTTGCACCGCGCGATCTTTCCATGTGCCACTCCTTTTGGCGGAGTATATACCTAAAGGAATTGAAATGATCAGGGAAATCGTGAGACTCGTGATGGCAAGCAGGAGAGTTGCTGGGAGCCTGGCCGATATCTCATCAGACACACTCTTTCCTGTAACAAGGGATCGGCCGAAATCAAGAAAAAGAATATGCTCCAGCCATTTCAGATATTGTATGTAAAAAGGTGCATCAAGACATTCCGTCTCGACCACCCACTGCACTTGTTCAGGTGTGAGGTCTGTTCCATATCTGGACTGAGCGATGAGCAATCCCGGATCTCCCGGCGCCAGATACATCATCAAAAAAGTCAGAAAAGTAGCTCCGAAAATAACAAAGAACATTAGGAGTACCCTTTTGATAATATACTTCCACATCGCTCAGCACCAAATAAAGAAAATGAGAATGGGCTCACGCCCTTTCTGTTACTTTTTTTTCATCTCTCCACACTGACGCCTTCTAAGTTCAGCCATGGGTCTTCGGCCGTCATTACGTAACCTTTGACGACGTCTCGATACGCGACGATCTTGTGTTCGTGCACAAGATAGAAGGCGGGAAGGTCATCAATAACCGCTCTCTGGAGCTGCCTGAAGTATTCCTCTTGCAGCGTCACATTGATTGTTGTGTCTGCTAGTCTGAAGAGCTGGTCATAACTTGCATTCTGGTAGTGGGACCAGAGGCCACTCGATGTGTGAATTGCGAAGTGTCGGGGATATGGACCCCAGACGAAATAGCCCGTACGCAGAATCATCCCGAAATCACCAGAGGCTTCTTTGCTGTTGAAGACCGCGGTCGGAACGCTTTCAACCGTCACGTCCATACCGATATCCCTGAGCATCGATGCAATGGCCTGCGACATGAGTGTAAACCGGGGAGCCCAGGGATCCTCGGATGTCATAAGAATCGTTGTCGAAAGTTTGCTACCATTCTTGTAGAAATATCCATCCTCACCGAGCGTATAACCCGCTTCCATCAACAGAGATTTTGCTTTCGTTACATTGTATTCGTACAACGGCAGAGAGGGGTCTGAATAGAGCATGACTGGTGAATATGGCCTTCCCTTTGCCGCCATGCCGATGCCATCAAGGAGATCGTTCACGATTTTCTCGGTGTCGATGCCGTAGGCGACTGCCTTTCGAACGCGCAGATCAGTGAACGGGCTAACGGATGCATTGTGGGGGTCTGTTTTCGTGTTGAATTGCAGGAAATCCGTAAAAGTCGTGAGACGGTGCTGCACATGGATGCCGCTTGTGGCTTCGAGGTCGGCAACATCCTGCTCTGAAACTTTGATGATCATATCGACATCCCCTGCCTTGAGAGCCAGCACCCTTGTCGTCGGATCCTTGATGACCTTGAATATGATTCTCTTCAGCAAGGGCGCCGGTCCGCTGTAATTCTCGTAACGGTCTAGTACGATTTCCTGGTCAGTTATTTGATAATTGAATTTGAATGGGCCTGTGCCGATGATTTTCCCATTCCAACTCCCATCGGGATTGGCCATGTTCGGAGACATAACGGGCCAGGCGATATGCGTAAGGTAATAGGGCAGGGGTGTCGGAGATTTCATCACGAACCGCACAGTGTAGTTGTCGACCTTCTCCAGATAATTGACTCTTGCCAACACGCCGTAATTGCGTACATATGTGTCGTTGCCGTATGAGAAGAGGACTGCGTCAGCGTTGAACTCGCTGCCATCGTGAAATCTGACGCCCTGCGTCAGGTTGAAAATCCATGTTTTTCCGTTGTCGGGCGTGTACCACGAGCTCGCCAGACCAGGAATCAGATTAAGGTCCGTATCCAGTCTTATGAGTGTGCCGTAGATCTGTGCCCAAACAAAACGCGCGTCGCCATCGGCGAATTGTGTGAGATACCAGTTCTTCACGTCAGAACTGATGGCAACGATGAGCGTATCCTCGTTCTCTTTTTCCTGTGGGTTATAAACGACAACTGCAGTCACGATCAGTGCGATAGCTACGATTATAGCTATCACGGCCAATAATAGGTTCTTCTTTGCCAACATCTTCCCTCCTGAGGAACTCCGAATGGGATCGAAGAACTTCTCCTATTGAAAGAGGTGAAGTTCGTAACACTAATCTCAAATAAGTGTTATGCAATTAAACTTTACGCCCCTTAAGACGCACGACACGGGGAATCTCAAATGAAGTAGTTAAGACAAGGTGAAATCAATGCCAAATCCGAAACAGAAGGAATACTTTGATAGTCTGGCAAAGGATTGGGATAAGATTGTCGTGCATGACCTCTCAAAGATAAAAAAGATTATGGATATCTTCGACCTGAGACCCGGAATGGTGGTGATGGATGTTGGAACTGGGACAGGTGTTTTGATTCCCCATCTCCTTGCACTTGTTGGTGTGAATGGAAAAGTCGTCGCCGTTGATTATTCCGAGAAGATGCTCGAGGTTGCAATGAACAAGTTTCCACCAGCCCGATACCCAAATCTTGAATATGTCTGCGCGGACATCAACGATGTGCCCATGTCAGGAGAATATGACGCAATCATGTGCTATTCCTGCTTTCCCCATTTCATCGATCAGCCCAAAACTGTCAAGCATATGTCAAAAGGATTGAAGAAGGGCGGAAGGCTCATGATCGCCCATTCCTCATCCCGCGACGAGATTAATCGAATACACCTGGAAACCGGCGAGGTTGTGATGACCGATTATCTCCCGGCGATGAAAGATTTATGCTTCATGCTGGAGGACGCAGGTCTCGAAGTCGTGAAGGCGATCGACAATGAGGAAATGTACGTCGTTTTGGCCGTGAATTCAAGAAATTGCTCAAAATAAGTGGACCGAATTTAATGATATGCGACATAAGCACATGTCAACAATCTTACTAGTTCCTTTGGAATCCATGATAAGATGCGTACAATATCATCAGATGATAGTATGTGAGATTCTCATCCGCTCTCCTTGGAATGGATTGCAATCTGATTGAATACATATTAGAAACGTACCTGAGATTTCAATAGAGTTGATGACATGAAAAACAGGTTCCAGATGTTCACAAGCTCTAACGATCACTCGATCAATCATCTCTCCCATAAACGATTTTTCATTGTATCAAGAATTATCAATTTCTCGATCCGCCACAGAACTTCATGATATAACTCAGAGAAATCAACTTTGCATTTTCCAGAAGATCGTCGCTGATTCCTGGTACACCGCAGACCATCAATATGATGTCCTTTGTGCTTTCCGTGACCTTCGTCGCATCAGAATCCCTATACGGATAAATCGCGATCAGTTTTCTCGAATCCGATACAACGATCTCATTCCCCTTCAGCTCGATAGGCTCCTTCATTCCTATTCCCAGAAATCTCTCACCCTTCTTGGCAAATCTCATCTGGAGGTCGCCTTCAACCGTTTCCTTATCAAAAGCGGCAAGGGGAATGCCTGATTTGATTGAGGCAAGATTGTACGCATCCACGAGGGTGTTAACGTTCGGAATCGGTTTGCCCTGCAGGACTCTTCTAATAAGCGCTTCCGACGCGGGCCTGATTTTTGTGGGGTCGATTCCAATTTTCCAGAAAAAATCGCGGTACGCTCTGAAAAGCGGCCTGTTCTTCAGTTCGTCAAGTGTGTATTCATTCCTGATCTCCTGGAATACCAACTCCTTGAATTCCTCAAGTTCTTTCGAATTTCTCATCACATTGACATTCGTAAGGGACTCGACGATTACTCTGAATGGAGGGAATCGGATCTCGATTTCTTCAGAAAGTCGAAGATTCATCGATATTGTAAGATTTCTTCCCGGTTTAAGCATTATTCTAGGACCGATTCTGATTAACAAAGATGCATCGCTTTATTTCAGATCTTAATATCCTTTCAAAGAAGGAAAGAAAGTGTGTGGATATTCGATAGATCATTTCTTGAGTGAATAACATTCGATGAAAATGATCAAGCCAAATTCTGGATGAGTTAACATAATCATTGTTCCATAAAAAAGGCACATCGTTGCGAGCAAACAAGTACTTAGGAAGTCGGTTTCCTTCATGTCTCGGAGGGGAATTCAGGCAAAAGTACTAAATAGTCATAGCGCGTGTCAAGTTTCACTAAACTGAATACCTCAGTTGGTGAAGCATGAGAGTCGTAAAGACGTTTGGTTCACCAAAGTGAGGCGGAGTTTAGGGAAATAAGTAAACGGAGGTGAACCAGACGATGTATAACAGGCAACCGCGCGAGATGCACAAAGCGGTGTGCTCCGACTGCGGCAAGGAATGCGAAGTTCCTTTCAAGCCTACCGAGGGGCGACCGGTATACTGCCGCGATTGCTATCAGAACCACCGCCCTGCAAGGCGGAGCAGGTACTGATCAATTTTTGAGACGGCGTTTTTTAGTCCTTCTCTAAACTTTTTTACTTTTTTTGTTTCTTTTCGATATTTTTGCTAATGCATTTTGTCTCCTCTTTTCTCAAAAGATATTCGTCGCTCGAGCAAATCTATTTAACGATTGAATTCAATGAGCCAGTAAGGTAGCAGGGGGTACTACATGGAGGAGAAAATGCTGATTCAATATCCGCCTCACCTGAGGTGGATGCTTAAGAGGGCGCTCGATGATCCCGAAGGATTTTGGGGTGAGATTGCAAGTGAGCTACATTGGTTCAAGCCGTGGGACAGAATTTTTGAAGGAACCAATGAGACATTCAAATGGTTTTCCGGTGGCATGACCAATATTTCTTATAATTGTGTGGATTTTCATGTGAAAGAAGGAAGGGGAAACCGAGCTGCGATCATCTGGGAGAGCGGCGAAGGCGGACAGACACGTGTGCTGACGTACAATCAATTACTTTTTGAAGTCACAAGATTTGCAAAAGCACTTCGCGCTCTCGGCGTCAAAAGAGGGGATAGAGTTACGATCTACATGCCGATGATCCCAGAAGCTACAATCGCGATGCTTGCGACCACGAGAATAGGAGCGATACACTCTGTTGTTTTCGGCGGATTTGGATATGGCGCGCTGGCCGAGAGAATCGCAGACGCAGGATCAGAGATCGTTGTCACATCGGATGTAGGCTACAGAAGAGGCAAAATCGTTCCTCTCAAAGAAACTGTTGATCTTGCGTTGAAGGAAGTGAAAGGAGTCAAAAGAGTTATCGTGCTAAAAAGGGGCGACACCGATCCTCCTCTGATCCCTGGTCGGGATATTCTCTGGGAGGACGCGATCGAAATGGGTGCGTTGGAGAGTTCCGACGTTGTGCCGATGAGATCTGATGAACTTGCCTTCATTCTCTATACCTCTGGCACTATGGCAAAGCCGAAGGGCACGGTTCAGCCACATGGCAGCTATCAAGTTTACGTGTACGCGATGGGAAAATGGGTTTATGATCTGAAGGAAACTGATGTGTGGTGGTCAACCTCCGATATCGGTTGGATCGTTGGACACAGTTATGTGGTGTATGGACCTCTGCTCACGGGCTGCACCACCATTATGTATGAGGGTGTGCCCGATTACCCGACACCTGATATCTGGTGGAAAATTGCGGAGAGGAATCGCGTTACTCAGATGTGGATCTCGCCAACGGGTGTGAGAGCCCTCATGCAGCATGGTGAGCAATGGCCTAGAAAACACGACTTAAGCTCAATCAGAGCCATCTTCTGCGCTGGGGAAGTTTTGAATCCTCCTGCTTACGAATGGCTTTCGAAGAAAGTTTTCGAGGACAGGATACCAGTCGTCGATCATATGTGGCAGACAGAAACGAGCGGCCCCATCGTTGGAAATCCTATCGGCATTGCGACCCTGCCGATTCTTCCAGGTTCTGCGACAATTGCACTTCCAGGCATTGACGCCGATGTCGTCGATGATAAGGGCCAATCGCTTCCCCCAGGTGTTGAGGGGAATTTTGTTATCAGGCGGCCATTTCCGGGCTTAACGCCGACGATCTGGAACGATCCTGAACGATACAAACGAGATTACTGGTCGAGAATACCCGGTTGCTATTATACAGGGGATGGTGCGTCGAGAGATGAGAACGGTTATTTCTGGTTCGTTGGAAGATTTGATGAGATCATTAAGATTTCTGCGCACCGAGTCGGCACTGTCGAGATCGAATCCGTTCTCCTCTTGCATCCAGATGTGGCAGAAGCCGCTGTGGTAGGCGTTCCGGATGAACTTAGGGGAGAGGTAGCATTTGCGCTCGTTGTTCCGAAACCTGGAAAAGAGCCAACGGAGAGCATGAAAGCAGAGCTGAAAGAGCTTGTGAGAAGGAATATGGGTGCAGTTGTAGTCATCGGCAACATTGCGTTTGTTAGCAAGCTTCCGAAGACGAGAAGTGGCAAGATCATGAGAAGGCTCATTAAGGCTGTCGTTGCGGGACAGCCACTCGGTGACACATCGACAATTGAAGATCCAGCGGCGATCGAAGAAATCAAGAAGGCGGTTGCAGTGGCGCGAGCTCGGGATCGATGATCTTATCCATTTCGAACAGCGTATAAGAAAAAAAGCTCAATTACATGTGATTTGTTAAGAAATGATTAGAAGTGCAAGTCAAGTCGCGATCAACAACGATGAGGGATCCGTCTGCAAAAGGCATAATAAGATATCCCTTGTCAATCTATAAGAGCGAGGGGAAACGTTGTCGAGAGACTGGAGAGATCGATGGAGAGAGAAACTCAAAACGGCCGATGAAGCTGTCGCCTGCGTTGAGCGGGGACAAAGAGTGTTCATTGGTACTGGATGCGGCGAGCCCCAGACACTGCTCCGGGCCCTTATTGGTAGAGCGGACCATTTGGCCGACAATGAATTTATTCAAACAATATCCCTCGGACTCGTACCGTATGCAGAAGAACGGTTTACTGATAAGTTCAGATTAAATGCGTTTTTCATCGGTCCTAACGTGCGAAACGCTGTGAATGAGGGGCGCTCGGATTACACACCAGTTTACCTTTCCGAAATACCGAGACTCATCGAAGCGGGGAAGATCCCAATCGATGTTGCGCTCATTCAGGTCTCACCTCCAGATGAGCATGGCTATTGCAGTCTCGGCGTTTCTGTTGATATCACCAAGAGCGCTGCCGAGGCTGCCGATGTTGTCATCGCGCAGGTCAATCGATACATGCCAAGGGTCCTTGGAGACAGTTTCATTCATATCTCCGACATTGATTATGTAGTTGAGGCTCATGAACCCCTGCTGGAATGGCGGGCTAATGATGGCGAAAGCCCGGAGGAAATCGATCGCATTGGCAGATTTGTGGCAGAGCTCGTCGACGACGGATCAACGATACAGACTGGTTATGGTTCAATTCCCGATGCGGTGCTGCGCCATCTGAAAAATAAAAAGGATCTTGGCGTCCACACGGAGATGTTCTCCGATGGCATCATTGATCTCGTCGAAAGCGGGGTTATTACTGGGAAGAAAAAAACAGTCCATAGGGGGAAGATTGTCGCTTCTTTCTGCATGGGGACAAAGAGACTCTACGACTTCATCGACAACAATCCCATTATCGAATTCCATCCTTCCAACTACACAAATGACCCCTGTCTCATAGGAAGACACGATAAGATGGTCGCGATCAACTCAGCGCTCGAGGTCGATCTCACTGGTCAGGTGTGCGCCGATCAACTCGGGTATATGTTTTATTCAGGACTTGGCGGACAGGTTGACTTCATGCGTGGCGCTGCGAGATCGAAGGGAGGGAAGCCGATCATTGCACTTCCTTCGACGGCTCAGGGTGGCAAAGTGTCAAGGATCGTGCCACGGCTCTCCGAAGGCGCTGGTGTGACAACGACTCGTGGCGATGTCCATTATGTTGTGACAGAATACGGAGTAGCAGAACTTCACGGAAAGAGCATCATGCAACGGGCGCTCGCGATGATCAACATCGCTCATCCGAAATTCAGGGAAGAACTGCTCGCGGCGGCGAAATTCCACCGTTATGTCTTCCTTGACCAATCGGAGGTTCCGTATCGAGGGCTTCCGTATCCACAGGAATATGAAACGTATAAAACGTTCGATGGCGTTCAGATATTTTTCCGACCGATCAAGCCGACCGATGAGGAAATGATGAAGGAACTCTTCTACTCGTTCTCAGAAGAAACGATCTACCAGCGGTTTATGGGGCCGAAAATGGCAATGCCTCACCGCGAGCTGCAGCATTTTGTCAATCTCGACTACGATACGAAGATGGCAATCGTCGCGGTTGTGAGAGAAAAAGAAAGAACGAAGATCATCGGTGTTGGGAGATACAGTCTTGATAAGACGACGAATATCGCTGAGGTCGCATTTGTTGTCCACGATGATTGGCAGAACAAGGGAATCGGCACATTCCTGATGAATATGCTCATCAGAATTGGCAGAGACAGGGGGATCAAGGCATTTACCGCTGAAATCCTGGCAGAAAACAGACGCATGCTTAATCTATTCTATAAAACAGGATTGAAGGTCGAAACGAAGTACGACGACGATACGTATATCATTTACATGCCGCTTCAGTAAAATACTGAGCAATAGGAAAGTGAAGATGACGAGAAATTGATAGTTCCCGCGAATTACCTGATTCTCTCCACCTTTCCAACATAACGTGCGATCTTCGACTGATGATCCGATTCATCATTGATAAGGAGTTCCAAGGTTGAAAAGAATAGTCCTGAGTCACCCTCCCTGACAAGATTCGTCAGATCTGACTTTTTTAGGGCGTCATAGATATTTTTGTAAATGTCATATGCGAGTTTTTCGTATTTCGACAGTTCCATCATAATTTCGAATTCCGTTTTGTTCTTGAAATCGAATTCTCGCGGTCGAATGGATGGCATCTGCCATTGATGGTTGACCTTCACCTTGGAAATCAATTCTTCAACCATCGCCTTGTGCTTTTCTGATTCCGATATGAGCTCAGAGACGACGTCCCTAAATTCATCTTTCTTGATGTTAATGTATGATTCCCACTGAGACATGGATTCGAAACTCGCTTCAATTTCCAATGCCTTCTGTAAAAAGGTCAATAGCTCATCACTCGTTCTTATTTCGACCATGATAAAACCATCTCTCTCATCGTTTCTAATTATTTAATTTTCGAGTCGCTATGTTCGACATTTTCGAAGGGATTTTCCTATGTTCTTTTTATGGCCATATTGACAAAACATGATGATACGATATGCGATGATAGGCTTTTCAAATCGATAATGGTCGATATTATCACGATGTGTATGCATGCCGAAACATAGAGGAACGGCAAACTCCAGGATTTGAAGAATTTGGATTTCCCCCTCGAAAATTCAGTCCAAAATGATCCGTGGATGTGCATTCAGGAAATTGTAACTTTTCGTTCATATCACTTTAATTATGAGTAGTCTGTTTCTGAAAGATAAAAAGGATTTCAAAAAATGTCAACGAT
This region of Methanomassiliicoccales archaeon genomic DNA includes:
- the acs gene encoding acetate--CoA ligase translates to MEEKMLIQYPPHLRWMLKRALDDPEGFWGEIASELHWFKPWDRIFEGTNETFKWFSGGMTNISYNCVDFHVKEGRGNRAAIIWESGEGGQTRVLTYNQLLFEVTRFAKALRALGVKRGDRVTIYMPMIPEATIAMLATTRIGAIHSVVFGGFGYGALAERIADAGSEIVVTSDVGYRRGKIVPLKETVDLALKEVKGVKRVIVLKRGDTDPPLIPGRDILWEDAIEMGALESSDVVPMRSDELAFILYTSGTMAKPKGTVQPHGSYQVYVYAMGKWVYDLKETDVWWSTSDIGWIVGHSYVVYGPLLTGCTTIMYEGVPDYPTPDIWWKIAERNRVTQMWISPTGVRALMQHGEQWPRKHDLSSIRAIFCAGEVLNPPAYEWLSKKVFEDRIPVVDHMWQTETSGPIVGNPIGIATLPILPGSATIALPGIDADVVDDKGQSLPPGVEGNFVIRRPFPGLTPTIWNDPERYKRDYWSRIPGCYYTGDGASRDENGYFWFVGRFDEIIKISAHRVGTVEIESVLLLHPDVAEAAVVGVPDELRGEVAFALVVPKPGKEPTESMKAELKELVRRNMGAVVVIGNIAFVSKLPKTRSGKIMRRLIKAVVAGQPLGDTSTIEDPAAIEEIKKAVAVARARDR
- a CDS encoding ABC transporter substrate-binding protein, whose product is MLAKKNLLLAVIAIIVAIALIVTAVVVYNPQEKENEDTLIVAISSDVKNWYLTQFADGDARFVWAQIYGTLIRLDTDLNLIPGLASSWYTPDNGKTWIFNLTQGVRFHDGSEFNADAVLFSYGNDTYVRNYGVLARVNYLEKVDNYTVRFVMKSPTPLPYYLTHIAWPVMSPNMANPDGSWNGKIIGTGPFKFNYQITDQEIVLDRYENYSGPAPLLKRIIFKVIKDPTTRVLALKAGDVDMIIKVSEQDVADLEATSGIHVQHRLTTFTDFLQFNTKTDPHNASVSPFTDLRVRKAVAYGIDTEKIVNDLLDGIGMAAKGRPYSPVMLYSDPSLPLYEYNVTKAKSLLMEAGYTLGEDGYFYKNGSKLSTTILMTSEDPWAPRFTLMSQAIASMLRDIGMDVTVESVPTAVFNSKEASGDFGMILRTGYFVWGPYPRHFAIHTSSGLWSHYQNASYDQLFRLADTTINVTLQEEYFRQLQRAVIDDLPAFYLVHEHKIVAYRDVVKGYVMTAEDPWLNLEGVSVER
- a CDS encoding GNAT family N-acetyltransferase translates to MSRDWRDRWREKLKTADEAVACVERGQRVFIGTGCGEPQTLLRALIGRADHLADNEFIQTISLGLVPYAEERFTDKFRLNAFFIGPNVRNAVNEGRSDYTPVYLSEIPRLIEAGKIPIDVALIQVSPPDEHGYCSLGVSVDITKSAAEAADVVIAQVNRYMPRVLGDSFIHISDIDYVVEAHEPLLEWRANDGESPEEIDRIGRFVAELVDDGSTIQTGYGSIPDAVLRHLKNKKDLGVHTEMFSDGIIDLVESGVITGKKKTVHRGKIVASFCMGTKRLYDFIDNNPIIEFHPSNYTNDPCLIGRHDKMVAINSALEVDLTGQVCADQLGYMFYSGLGGQVDFMRGAARSKGGKPIIALPSTAQGGKVSRIVPRLSEGAGVTTTRGDVHYVVTEYGVAELHGKSIMQRALAMINIAHPKFREELLAAAKFHRYVFLDQSEVPYRGLPYPQEYETYKTFDGVQIFFRPIKPTDEEMMKELFYSFSEETIYQRFMGPKMAMPHRELQHFVNLDYDTKMAIVAVVREKERTKIIGVGRYSLDKTTNIAEVAFVVHDDWQNKGIGTFLMNMLIRIGRDRGIKAFTAEILAENRRMLNLFYKTGLKVETKYDDDTYIIYMPLQ
- a CDS encoding class I SAM-dependent methyltransferase, with amino-acid sequence MPNPKQKEYFDSLAKDWDKIVVHDLSKIKKIMDIFDLRPGMVVMDVGTGTGVLIPHLLALVGVNGKVVAVDYSEKMLEVAMNKFPPARYPNLEYVCADINDVPMSGEYDAIMCYSCFPHFIDQPKTVKHMSKGLKKGGRLMIAHSSSRDEINRIHLETGEVVMTDYLPAMKDLCFMLEDAGLEVVKAIDNEEMYVVLAVNSRNCSK
- a CDS encoding ABC transporter ATP-binding protein, which translates into the protein MSLLLIRDLNVYFPSSSGLVHANRNINLRLESGQKLALVGETGCGKTVLGLTIMRLLPPAARVTGSIFYNGTDLQKLSENEMAKIRGKEIGMLMQNPSASLNPSMRSIHQVSEMFIYHRKLSQAEAEEKALDVLGKMGIGKEEAYRYPHELSGGMRQRIALAIAFSLNPPLLIADEPTKGLDLERKRELVKWLSDLWRNQSFSCLLITHDMEVASTLSDWMAVMYAGEIIEEGKTGDVMRHPRHPYTRRLLEALPSRGMKAVHVEPVSMVERRTGCCYASCCEEADHICHTEHPIMKGTEHRCCCRRYQE
- a CDS encoding ABC transporter permease; this translates as MWKYIIKRVLLMFFVIFGATFLTFLMMYLAPGDPGLLIAQSRYGTDLTPEQVQWVVETECLDAPFYIQYLKWLEHILFLDFGRSLVTGKSVSDEISARLPATLLLAITSLTISLIISIPLGIYSAKRSGTWKDRAVQTFVLVAKSIPSFYLGPIFILIFSVWLGLLPSYGFSTLSGLILPSLTLALGMCAITTRLLRSSILEVMSQEYVVAARAKGFDEEYIMRKHILKNSLLPLITFAGLQMGYLLGGAVVVETVFSWPGIGKLLADSISLKDFPMIQGCALVIVALFCMVNLVVDILYAYLDPRVRYDAD
- a CDS encoding ABC transporter permease; its protein translation is MMRIDLRRAFWSIFRSPSALISLIVLMILAICAIFAPLLAPFDPLKTDLSNKLAGPDGQHVFGTDELGRDILSRILFGLRYSLGIAIIVVIIAAIVGTLFGLLAAYYGGIVDLVMMRIVDIMLAFPSIILSLVIVGLFGGGAFNLILALAATQWPSYSRLVRSTVLSLKTTGYVENAKVLRAPTHWIIGRHILPNAQGPIIVLIALDIGHTILFAAAISFLGLGIQPPTPELGLMIRSGVRYLTTAPHVALFPGLFLSIIVLAFNFLSDWVKECLHIGRDLLMEVES
- a CDS encoding ABC transporter ATP-binding protein, producing the protein MSSLLVVENVRKYYRLGLLGKKIVKAVENASLDIDYGETLGLMGPSGCGKSTLARVILRILRPDEGKILFKGEDITSLKMRRLRRLRGEMTLVSQSPETSLNPRFTVYQSIAEPLLLYSRNRPGIREKVLELMNKVGLNAELLDRYPFQLSGGQMQRIAIARAIALNPKLVVLDEPTSMLDPLMQAQILHLLRRIQEEMGTSYLFISHDPEVVQWISDRIVRMKEGKTYHDAS